The segment CTCAAATTTAATTCACTATTATGGGAACATATAATATAGTAGATTACATGATGACACATAATAGTTAGTATATGCATGTAGTAGACACAAAGAGTTCAATCATAAATTGGGTCTCATTATTTGAGATTTAATTAAGGTTGTCATGAGGATTAGATATTAGTCACATGTGGATGACAAGTGGTGACTACATAATAGAATTGAGAAACTAGTTGGTACATGTTAATGGACCATATAATCTGCATTAACAATGAGATCTTCTCAATTCAGATGTGTAATTGGATACAATTAATGAATATAAAAGAACAAGTAAATTTCACTATTGAATTAGGTTGAGTTAGTGATAGCTGGtagaatttaatttttaatatcatATTGTAATTCATGTACAAATAGTAGGAATTTGTACATAGTCAATGCCTTTGGCTACTTAGTCTTAGGTTGGGAAGATTGAGAGTTTACATATACATtagattttttcaaattttcatacataTCAATAAAGAtcactatatttttatttttttctttctcataATTTTTTATTGTGTTTCTACTATGCCTCTTTACTATGCAACTAAACAttcattaattataatttttattcatAGCTACTATTAGGATTCCTTAAGTTAACTCTAAGAAAGTAAACATGCTTAAGAACCAAATACCCAAAGAAATGGATATGATATTTTAGATAGAGTAAAATAGAATGAATCAATTAATGTTAGTAAACATGATCATGTCATAAATATTAATAATGAAGTAAAATTTAACTTGGTTATATGATTGAAGACATGAATGTCATTTGGCATAGATAGTGAAGCCAATGTGCCTCAAAATTTGTAGATGTTCTAGAAAATTGTGTCTGTGGACCAAAATTAAGATATCCTATTTCAAACTATTTTGGATAAAAAATTTAGATCTAGCTTTATGATTacaaacctatttttttaattattgaccTGACTAGTGACAATCTCTAAATTTTGCCTTGTGGATGATTAAAAGAGTAAGCTTATAGATGTTAATATTCTCTACTACACCTATGATTTTTCTATCAATATAGAGGTATTTAGAAGTACTTTAACAAAAAATGTTATTCAAACATGCATATGAAATCTAGAATGATTGCTATCTGATTTATATGTGCTACACCGAGTGTGATTGGTGATGTTAGATTAATTATTTGATTGTAATGTAAATGAAGATGATTTTTCTTTCTATACTTCATGATAAAACATGTATATGACATGAGATTATTATACAATGAATAAAATGTATATCATTTTATACAAGAAAATAACACAAAATTGTGAAGATTTGTGTAAAATCAACATAAGACCAAAATTTAAGACTGAACTAGTTGGTGAAGTGTATGATTTTAATTTTTcactttaaaacaattaaaaacacaATTGTGAGAACATCCTTGCACTCATGGATATGACATTAATTAGATAGCCACGTTGGATTAATATCTAAGATTGATCAAGctataatcaaaatcaaaatgataAGACAATTCAATTAGGATTGTGCATAAAAAAACATAAAGATAAGTGATAAACATAAGAATATAATTGAATCTAAGAATATAAGTAGAACCATTTAAACCTTGAATATTAATCCACCATTATGGGCACACATAAAAGATAAAGGATTATATGATGGCACATAGTAGATAGTATATGCATGAAGCACACAGAATGAGAACAACCATAACTTGGGTctcaatatttaagattatcaatgATTGTCATGGGGATCATATATTAGTCACATGTATATGACAAGTGGCAACTAAATAATAGGCTTGAGAAACTACTTGGTACATGTTCGAGGATCATCCAATCAACATTAATAATGAGATCTTCTTATTTCAGTGGTGTAATTGGATACAATTAATGAATATAAAATAGCTAATAAATTTGACTATTGAAGTGGGTTGCATTAGTGATAGCTATTAGAATTTACTTTACAACATCAAATTGTAATTCACGTACAAATAGTACGACTTTGTACATAGTCAATGCCTTTCCTTAGCCTTAAGTTTGCAAGGTTGAGAGTTTGCATATATTCattacaatttataattttttttatcaatattaATAAAGATCACAacttttatatattaatttttattccTCATAGAAAGTTCTTCTATTTATACTACGGCTCTATAATATGTAGCTAAACATTCCTTAACTATAATTTTCTTTCATAGTTACTATTAGGATTCCTTAAGTTAACTCCTAAGAATGTAAGCATACTCAACAACCAACTAACCTAAGGAATGGATTTTCTCTTTTAGATAGATTAAAATAGAATGAATCAATCAATGTTAGTAAACATAATTATgtcataaatataaaaaatgaaggACAACATCACTTAGTTATATGATCAAGACATGAATGTCATTTGACATAGATAGTGAAGTTGGTTTGCCTCAAAATTTGTATATGTTCTAGATAATTGTGTATGTAGATCAAAATAAAGATATCCCATTTCCTACTATTTTGGATCAACTTTGTATGTCTAGATTTAAATTGTGCCtaaaaatctattttttaattATTGACTTGACTAGTGATTCTCTCTAAATTTTTCCTTGTGGATTATTAAAAAAGAAAGCTCATAGATGTCAACATTCTCTACTACACTTAACATTTTTCTATCAATCTAgaggtatttagaaacaaattgataaaaaaatGTTATTTAAATATAGATATGAATTCTATAATGATTGCTAGGCAATTTACATATACTACAATAGTGTGATTAGTGATGTTAGATTCATTGTTTGGTTTTAATGTAAATGTGAATTCATACTCCTATTATAATTTATGATCTCATATGTAGATGGTTTCCAATAATATGAGTTGAGATTcttttagaataaataaataaatatcattttATACAATAAAATAACACACAATTGTGAAGATTTGTGCAAAATCAATGTAAGACCAAAATTTAAGATGGACCTTATTGGTGAAGTGTATGATCCTACTTTTGCGCTTTAAAATGATTAAGAACACAATTGTGGGAGCAACTTTACACTCATAGAAATCACCTTAATTATATAACTAGGTAGGATTAATGTTTGAGATGGATCAAGCTATAATCAAAATCAAATTGATAAGATAGTTGAATTGAAAAGTATatacaaaatcataaaaataagtgATAAACACAAGACTAAGTTTAAACGAGAGATATATATTCATACTCAACTGTAAACAAATATATACCCATTATGATTATATAAATACATCAAAATCTTACCAAACCAaaccaaaaaactaaataaaaaatagttCTAGAAGTGAACAAAATGCCCAAAACACGTATATTTAGAAAATCAACTATTTCTCTAAAGTTGTTGAACTTTGCATTGGCGAATCGTGTAAATGGCTTAGAATTTCAGCTTTGTCTTACCTACATCCATTAAAAGTCATGGCAATCCGTCCGAAAAGACAGGAAAAGATGTCGTCAAACAAGAAGAACAAGTTCTCCACGGAAGAGATTGGAGTAGAAAAAAAGTTTTCTGATTAAATTATTCCATGCAGAAGATTACATACAAACGAATTCATCCAAAGGTAACGAATACACTGCGAACTGGACCCAATGCCAGATCATTATTCCATTTAGGATGACAGACAGATTTGTACACTTCCTCTACAAAAGTATATCCAACTAAGTTTGTCAATTAAAGAATGAAAACAGTTTAGGGCCTCACAAATGGGGCCCTTGCCGATTAGTCCCTATCAGAAAAGGCAGAATGATTACAGAGATCTAGCAAATTCCTTTCAGAACTTCTAAAAAATGACATGTTACTCGTGTTAGACGTCGAATGCCGCCATGAAATTCAACAAATCTCCGAGAAAGAATGGTAAGTTATGACCCAAAAGGCAGATAAACcactcactctccctctctttagAAATCTTCGTCGCTTTGTACATTAGAACTAAATCGCACGCTTCTTCTCTGCATCACAAAAAACACcccaaaacaaataagaatacataAACTCTAACTTCAAATCCAAAACAAAAAGTAATATTTAATGACATGAATAATCAGAAGAATTTTAATGGTAAAACTCGGTACATGTGATTTTTGGATTTATTTGTGTAAGATttgttttgcatcaacatttcagattacACTCTATGATTTATCATCAGAATAAGAGAAAGTTAGAGGAGAAAAATGATTAACCAGAGAGAAAAACAGGTAAAGAAGAAAAAAGATTGATCCATGTAATTTTCAGTTTAattatgtatgatttgtttttcatcaatattttggattacactctatgatccatcatcagaataaaATAGAGGAGTAAAGACAAAAAAAATCTGGCCCATGTAACTACTACATTCAATTATGTAAGATTTGTTTtgtatcaacatttcggatcacactccatgatctatCATCAGAGCGAAAGAAAAGTTAAAAGAAAATTGACATATATAGTTTCTGAATTCAATTGTGTCAAAATCGACATTTTGGAttacactccatgattcatcatcagaataagagaaaaacaaataaagaaaaaaacagCTCATTCAATTGTGTAAGAATTATTTTACATCAATGTTACAGATCACAtactatgatccatcatcaaaataaTACAGAattaaaacaagacaagaaaaaaTGATTAATTTCAGTCAAGTTGAAAAGATTAGATTGATACCTCAGTCTTGGGCAATGTCTTAAGAGAGCTTCTCAATCCAGACGCTTGAGAAAAATCATGGCTATGCCCTACACTTTTCCGGGCCTCCCCATCATTAAGATAAAAACTCAGAATCTTCTGGGCAGTCTCAGAACTGTTCTTGCTTTGGGACTCCAATTCAGCAAGCTGAGCTTTTGTCAAACGAACCTGAACCCTAATGGGGCCACCATTTACACCGTCAAGAGACGAAGATGAAACACAATGGGAAGAACTGAGGGCACCAATATCAGAGCTAGATCTTCGAGCTAAAAGCATGGCCTCAAGCCTTGACTTAGCGCTCATATTGATCACAGATCGAACCCGGGTGGGTGCTCTGAGATCCTCTCTCTTGGGCATCTCAACCAGATAATAAAGCTGCTTTGGCCTGAGTTCCATTAATTCTTCCAATGGCTGGGCCCGTATACCCATATGACGAACAGCCTCAGATTGCAATATAACATGATTTGGGTAGTTTTGCACAATCTGTTCTACAGTCACAGGAGGCTTAAATTTCAGAACCTCCCCATCAAGCTTCATGATTTTCACCCGCCGCCGACCCAGAGACGATGCAACTGCGTTTCCCATCTCACACCAAAGATTTATAATCCCAACTCTCGAGATTCGAACCAGTGTTCAAGCTGTAGATTTCAGGCTctacaaatttaaaattttgatcttgtaatctcttgaatcaatttcTTTCAAATTTATACCTGTTTCATTGGACAAAAAAGTTTCAGATTTATACCTGTTCCATTGCACAGAAAGTTTGGGTGGGTGTGGCATATGAGCTGACGTTGGATTTAGTGGGAAGGATCGTGGATCTCACTCCTACGGAGGCGCAGGGCATGGTAGTCAACAGGATCTTTGGTTATGAAATCGTTTTCACATTCTTGGGTTGAATTTTTCAACATCATACGGAGTGGTGGATGGCTTCATTGCCTAAACATGAAGATTTGTTCAAAATGATGGGCTTTCCGCCATTGACAATGTCGTCCTTACAGTTACTCTGGTCAATTGAGTGTCCACGTCGTTTTCCTCTCCGTGGGAATAGAATCTTTAGATTATTAGGTGAATGAAAAGAAGGTTTGTTTTTGGTTGCCTTTGAACAGGGAATTTCGAGAGCTGTTTATCGAGACAAAGTCTCTGAATCCTAGGCAAGATTTGCGGGCCTCGATAACCGTACGTTGAAAGTTTGACAAATTAATAGCTAACTAATTGCAACAttgatgatattttattttattaaatctttataaaagattaaatatatcttatttattatattataagaGAATTGTATGTGAGTATCTTTAGGCAATATTTTTATTGGCTTGTTAATTGActggattttttttttgtatattttttatttttataagaaaatatttatataaattctTTACGGTATTTTATTCACATATGGATTTAAAAATgtctattaataaaaaaatattattattataatttaatttagatatttTTTTCTCTCATACATTCAATTTAACTGTATCTATTTCTATCATGCAATCAATTAATTTTGCAGTTATCTtaatctaatattattaattatggggGATTGAAAGTCTAAGgataggtatgctagtttatataatatatacataagcTAGTTTGTTAGAGATTGTAGGGAAATGAGTGCACCTTCCACTTAATTTACAAGTCTAATGTATTAATAAAGAAATAACTaaaattataagaaaaataatttaaGAGTTTAGATTGAAAGATTTGAATGGGAGTTTAGATAAGAAGATTCAATAGGActtattctttaaaaaaaagagAGACTCATTTTTAGTATCTTGTAAGCAATGATTATTTATTGGTGTGTTAACTAAGTGgtctcatttttaaattttttaattaaaaagtgtATATAAACTTTTATTTTATATCTACATAAATTAGACTGTTGGAAATTGTATTAGAATGAGTGTATCTTCCATTTAATTTACAATTCTAATTTAATTATAATCAAGCAATaacaaaaattataata is part of the Cryptomeria japonica chromosome 10, Sugi_1.0, whole genome shotgun sequence genome and harbors:
- the LOC131063420 gene encoding uncharacterized protein At1g66480 — translated: MGNAVASSLGRRRVKIMKLDGEVLKFKPPVTVEQIVQNYPNHVILQSEAVRHMGIRAQPLEELMELRPKQLYYLVEMPKREDLRAPTRVRSVINMSAKSRLEAMLLARRSSSDIGALSSSHCVSSSSLDGVNGGPIRVQVRLTKAQLAELESQSKNSSETAQKILSFYLNDGEARKSVGHSHDFSQASGLRSSLKTLPKTERRSVRFSSNVQSDEDF